A genome region from Calditrichota bacterium includes the following:
- a CDS encoding T9SS type A sorting domain-containing protein → RTPSNQRFQFAIDPDAAPGAVPVPIEFGFQSVHPNPFNARLAVRFGLDQMGFARLRLFDVLGREAAVLFAGPSEPAYRTAVVDGNRLSSGVYYLRLESAGRVEVRKVALVR, encoded by the coding sequence CCGGACGCCGAGCAATCAGCGGTTCCAGTTTGCGATCGATCCCGATGCGGCGCCGGGTGCGGTTCCGGTTCCTATCGAATTTGGATTTCAGTCGGTGCATCCGAACCCGTTCAATGCGCGGCTTGCGGTGCGGTTTGGGCTAGACCAGATGGGCTTTGCGCGGCTTCGATTGTTCGACGTCCTGGGCCGGGAGGCGGCGGTGTTGTTTGCGGGTCCATCGGAGCCGGCTTACCGGACGGCGGTGGTGGATGGGAATCGTCTGTCGTCGGGGGTCTATTACCTGAGGCTCGAGTCGGCCGGTCGGGTAGAGGTGCGGAAGGTGGCGCTGGTGAGGTAG